One genomic window of Cannabis sativa cultivar Pink pepper isolate KNU-18-1 chromosome 2, ASM2916894v1, whole genome shotgun sequence includes the following:
- the LOC133035089 gene encoding uncharacterized protein LOC133035089 isoform X1, protein MSSSITSSDETSANMSTRSLSQISEVEAIKLGLDLVPAARRNIGFLKAVAASQWLHQKPTLIEAIRRYNELWMPLISDLTVGSTPPLILPPIDIEWVWFCHTLNPVSYREYCESKLSKFIGKAAIFDEENEEYALMRCKEIWLRRYPDEPFENEVDSDLTNPVVADEEFLMEVTKHRFLYSKFSEPYRSETLYLIAARQRYKGFLYMLQKSIQVRSRLVPASDILLMWLIHQSYPTLYAEDLREIDSVVKKVVSVWETVNKNEVEETKNLWETTLDQPYEKAGGEIDFNLDGVIPVQPPVYWEVSETDVNTKYKPMQPRFLLEVCVFVRLKVDMKTMHEDRKRDTLRLRMLRCHRELKLDKTISNFSNESWIKAWHLYCEFGTKGVIVEHCRQGGYCCKASTVEEAVTFHWNDLLRAPSLTLQRQIDKELKIISSITPPVQAPYLLKCVPDRVTDDSGAMISDVILKMNHYHPQEGRWLSRTVLDHAGRECFVIRMRVGGGFWRRGGEVPSAVKWEDRITEIREGSWSYVAGSVGRAPERVVGTATPKEASGQWKAAWQFSTGDELMLRWDSSTSISRLSFCLTNKSESMVKLLKGRKMQYQKKKVKSRGNDSRASRNELEEEEVDEEEEGFLTLVRFTEDNPNGRATALLNWKLLVIEFLPEEDAIFILLLCISILRSVTDMRKEDLGSLLTRRRVKEAKLGSRDWGSVVLHPFTSSSTPPSPYLQPWYENAKAVMVSDSSDHNKGPPAFTHMPEEGSDQLYKSGIIT, encoded by the exons ATGTCGTCCAGCATCACCAGCTCCGATGAAACATCGGCCAACATGTCCACCAGAAGCCTCAGCCAGATTTCCGAAGTTGAGGCCATAAAACTGGGACTCGATCTCGTACCGGCCGCCAGGCGAAACATCGGCTTCTTAAAAGCCGTGGCTGCGTCTCAATGGCTTCACCAAAAACCCACTCTTATCGAAGCCATAAGGAG GTACAATGAGCTTTGGATGCCATTAATTTCCGATCTGACGGTGGGGTCAACTCCTCCATTGATTCTTCCTCCTATTGATATTGAATGGGTTTGGTTTTGTCATACATTGAATCCT GTTTCTTATAGGGAATACTGTGAATCAAAGTTGTCGAAATTTATAGGAAAGGCAGCTATTTTTGATGAAGAGAATGAAGAATACGCTTTGATGAGATGTAAAgagatatggttgagaaggtACCCGGATGAGCCATTTGAGAATGAAGTTGATTCGGATTTGACCAACCCTGTTGTAGCTGATGAAGAGTTTTTGATGGAAGTGACCAAGCACAGATTTTTGTACTCAAAGTTCTCGGAGCCGTACAGGTCTGAAACTCTGTATCTGATAGCAGCAAGGCAACGTTATAAGGGATTTCTTTATATGCTGCAGAAGTCAATTCAAGTGCGCTCTCGTTTGGTGCCTGCTTCTGATATTCTTCTAATGTGGCTTATTCATCAA AGTTACCCAACTTTATATGCCGAAGATTTGAGGGAGATTGATAGTGTTGTGAAGAAGGTGGTATCTGTATGGGAAACTGTTAATAAAAATGAAGTGGAAGAGACCAAGAATCTTTGGGAGACAACATTGGACCAACCATATGAGAAAGCTGGTGGAGAAATTGACTTTAATTTGGATGGAGTTATTCCAGTCCAGCCTCCAGTTTACTGGGAAGTCTCAGAGACAGATGTCAATACCAAATATAAGCCCATGCAACCTAGATTCTTACTTGAG GTCTGTGTGTTTGTGAGGCTGAAGGTTGACATGAAGACAATGCATGAGGACAGAAAACGTGACACCCTTCGTCTTCGAATGTTAAGGTGTCACAGAGAGCTGAAGCTTGATAAAACAATTTCCAACTTCTCTAATGAATCATGGATAAAAGCGTGGCATCTGTATTGTGAATTTGGAACAAAGGGAGTCATAGTTGAGCATTGCAGGCAAGGAGGCTATTGCTGCAAAGCAAGTACCGTTGAAGAAGCTGTgacattccattggaatgactTGTTAAGAGCACCCTCTCTGACTTTGCAAAGACAAAttgataaagaattgaaaatCATTTCTTCAATAACTCCCCCAGTTCAAGCACCATACTTGTTAAAATGTGTCCCAGACCGTGTGACAGATGATTCTGGTGCCATGATTTCAGATGTGATTCTGAAGATGAATCATTATCATCCACAAGAAGGCCGGTGGCTCTCTCGCACAGTTCTTGATCATGCTGGGAGAGAGTGCTTTGTTATAAGAATGAG GGTAGGAGGAGGATTTTGGAGAAGAGGGGGTGAAGTTCCTTCAGCAGTGAAATGGGAGGATAGGATTACAGAGATCCGAGAAGGTTCTTGGTCTTATGTTGCTGGTTCCGTCGGTAGAGCACCAG AGAGGGTGGTAGGAACAGCAACACCAAAAGAAGCTTCTGGACAATGGAAGGCTGCATGGCAGTTTTCAACAGGAGATGAATTGATGCTTCGGTGGGATTCGTCAACATCGATAtcaaggctgagtttttgtTTGACAAACAAGTCGGAATCAATG GTGAAGCTGTTGAAAGGGAGAAAAATGCAATATCAAAAGAAGAAAGTCAAGTCGCGTGGCAATGACAGCAGAGCATCTCGAAATGAACTAGAAGAGGAAGAGGTAGATGAGGAAGAAGAGGGTTTTCTAACCCTAGTTAGGTTCACAGAAGACAACCCAAATGGAAGAGCAACAGCTCTTTTGAATTGGAAGCTATTAGTAATAGAATTTCTTCCAGAAGAAGATGCcatttttattcttcttctaTGCATTTCGATACTAAGAAGTGTAACCGATATGAGAAAGGAAGACTTGGGGTCTTTGTTAACTAGAAGAAGAGTGAAGGAAGCAAAACTAGGTAGTAGGGACTGGGGTTCTGTGGTACTACACCCTTTCACTAGTTCCTCAACTCCTCCTTCGCCTTACCTTCAACCTTGGTACGAGAATGCTAAAGCAGTTATGGTATCAGATAGTTCAGATCACAACAAGGGGCCGCCGGCTTTCACTCACATGCCAGAGGAAGGGAGCGATCAGCTGTACAAAAGTGGAATAATTACATGA
- the LOC133035089 gene encoding uncharacterized protein LOC133035089 isoform X2 has protein sequence MSSSITSSDETSANMSTRSLSQISEVEAIKLGLDLVPAARRNIGFLKAVAASQWLHQKPTLIEAIRRYNELWMPLISDLTVGSTPPLILPPIDIEWVWFCHTLNPVSYREYCESKLSKFIGKAAIFDEENEEYALMRCKEIWLRRYPDEPFENEVDSDLTNPVVADEEFLMEVTKHRFLYSKFSEPYRSETLYLIAARQRYKGFLYMLQKSIQVRSRLVPASDILLMWLIHQSYPTLYAEDLREIDSVVKKVVSVWETVNKNEVEETKNLWETTLDQPYEKAGGEIDFNLDGVIPVQPPVYWEVSETDVNTKYKPMQPRFLLEVCVFVRLKVDMKTMHEDRKRDTLRLRMLRCHRELKLDKTISNFSNESWIKAWHLYCEFGTKGVIVEHCRQGGYCCKASTVEEAVTFHWNDLLRAPSLTLQRQIDKELKIISSITPPVQAPYLLKCVPDRVTDDSGAMISDVILKMNHYHPQEGRWLSRTVLDHAGRECFVIRMRVGGGFWRRGGEVPSAVKWEDRITEIREGSWSYVAGSVGRAPVQRGW, from the exons ATGTCGTCCAGCATCACCAGCTCCGATGAAACATCGGCCAACATGTCCACCAGAAGCCTCAGCCAGATTTCCGAAGTTGAGGCCATAAAACTGGGACTCGATCTCGTACCGGCCGCCAGGCGAAACATCGGCTTCTTAAAAGCCGTGGCTGCGTCTCAATGGCTTCACCAAAAACCCACTCTTATCGAAGCCATAAGGAG GTACAATGAGCTTTGGATGCCATTAATTTCCGATCTGACGGTGGGGTCAACTCCTCCATTGATTCTTCCTCCTATTGATATTGAATGGGTTTGGTTTTGTCATACATTGAATCCT GTTTCTTATAGGGAATACTGTGAATCAAAGTTGTCGAAATTTATAGGAAAGGCAGCTATTTTTGATGAAGAGAATGAAGAATACGCTTTGATGAGATGTAAAgagatatggttgagaaggtACCCGGATGAGCCATTTGAGAATGAAGTTGATTCGGATTTGACCAACCCTGTTGTAGCTGATGAAGAGTTTTTGATGGAAGTGACCAAGCACAGATTTTTGTACTCAAAGTTCTCGGAGCCGTACAGGTCTGAAACTCTGTATCTGATAGCAGCAAGGCAACGTTATAAGGGATTTCTTTATATGCTGCAGAAGTCAATTCAAGTGCGCTCTCGTTTGGTGCCTGCTTCTGATATTCTTCTAATGTGGCTTATTCATCAA AGTTACCCAACTTTATATGCCGAAGATTTGAGGGAGATTGATAGTGTTGTGAAGAAGGTGGTATCTGTATGGGAAACTGTTAATAAAAATGAAGTGGAAGAGACCAAGAATCTTTGGGAGACAACATTGGACCAACCATATGAGAAAGCTGGTGGAGAAATTGACTTTAATTTGGATGGAGTTATTCCAGTCCAGCCTCCAGTTTACTGGGAAGTCTCAGAGACAGATGTCAATACCAAATATAAGCCCATGCAACCTAGATTCTTACTTGAG GTCTGTGTGTTTGTGAGGCTGAAGGTTGACATGAAGACAATGCATGAGGACAGAAAACGTGACACCCTTCGTCTTCGAATGTTAAGGTGTCACAGAGAGCTGAAGCTTGATAAAACAATTTCCAACTTCTCTAATGAATCATGGATAAAAGCGTGGCATCTGTATTGTGAATTTGGAACAAAGGGAGTCATAGTTGAGCATTGCAGGCAAGGAGGCTATTGCTGCAAAGCAAGTACCGTTGAAGAAGCTGTgacattccattggaatgactTGTTAAGAGCACCCTCTCTGACTTTGCAAAGACAAAttgataaagaattgaaaatCATTTCTTCAATAACTCCCCCAGTTCAAGCACCATACTTGTTAAAATGTGTCCCAGACCGTGTGACAGATGATTCTGGTGCCATGATTTCAGATGTGATTCTGAAGATGAATCATTATCATCCACAAGAAGGCCGGTGGCTCTCTCGCACAGTTCTTGATCATGCTGGGAGAGAGTGCTTTGTTATAAGAATGAG GGTAGGAGGAGGATTTTGGAGAAGAGGGGGTGAAGTTCCTTCAGCAGTGAAATGGGAGGATAGGATTACAGAGATCCGAGAAGGTTCTTGGTCTTATGTTGCTGGTTCCGTCGGTAGAGCACCAG TACAGAGAGGGTGGTAG
- the LOC133035090 gene encoding putative pectinesterase/pectinesterase inhibitor 22, with product MALTNFLVILIILLPTTLSSSSSSPDSIETLLLKVCDNVYEKDSCITKVQTELSQQSPDRSRHSVINAALKHSLNEARAAIEMITRFNTLSTNYREQVAIGDCQELLDFSVSELASSLGEMKIIRSNPNDIAHHEGNLKAWLSAALSNQDTCLEGFEGTDRRVERFIRGSLRQVTHLIGNVLALYTELHSLPFKPPRDQNYIIPTNQTSGLPSWITDGDEELIKSHPTRTHVNAVVAADGSGNYRTITEAVNAAPNYSNRRYIIYIKKGIYRENIDMKKKKTNIIFVGDGIGKTVVTGDRNFMQGWTTFRTATVAVSGKGFIARDMTFRNTAPPENHQAVALRVDSDQSAFFRCSIEGHQDTLYAHSLRQFYRECDIYGTIDFIFGNGAAVLQNCKIYTRVPLPLQKVTISAQGRKNPHQSTGFSIQDSYILATQPTYLGRPWKQFSRTVFMNTYMSGLVQPRGWLEWYGDFALSTLWYGEYRNYGPGAALSGRVKWPGYHIIKDAGTAYFFTVGRFIDGMTWLPRTGVKFTAGLRN from the exons ATGGCGTTAACCAATTTTCTTGTCATTCTCATCATTCTACTACCAACCacactttcttcttcttcttcttcccctgACTCAATCGAAACCCTGCTTCTGAAAGTTTGTGACAATGTCTACGAAAAGGACTCATGCATCACCAAAGTCCAAACTGAGCTCAGCCAACAATCTCCTGATCGCAGCAGGCATTCAGTCATAAACGCCGCGCTTAAACACTCTCTAAACGAAGCACGAGCTGCAATCGAAATGATCACAAGGTTCAACACTTTGTCCACAAATTACAGAGAACAAGTTGCCATAGGAGATTGTCAGGAGCTTCTTGACTTCTCAGTGTCCGAGCTGGCTTCATCCTTAGGAGAAATGAAGATAATCCGGTCTAATCCAAACGACATAGCTCATCATGAAGGTAATCTCAAGGCTTGGCTAAGTGCTGCTCTGAGTAACCAAGACACTTGTCTTGAAGGCTTCGAAGGCACTGATAGACGCGTTGAGAGGTTCATTAGAGGAAGCTTGAGACAAGTCACTCACCTTATCGGAAATGTTTTGGCTTTGTACACAGAGCTTCATAGCTTGCCTTTTAAGCCTCCAAGAGATCAGAATTATATCATACCTACCAATCAGACCTCAGGGTTGCCGTCTTGGATCACAGATGGTGATGAGGAGCTGATCAAATCCCACCCTACACGTACGCATGTCAATGCTGTCGTGGCAGCAGATGGGAGTGGAAACTACAGAACCATTACAGAAGCTGTTAATGCAGCACCAAATTATAGTAACAGAaggtatattatatacataaagAAGGGAATTTATAGAGAGAATATTgatatgaagaagaagaagactaaTATCATATTTGTTGGAGATGGTATTGGAAAAACTGTGGTGACTGGTGATCGAAACTTCATGCAAGGATGGACTACTTTCAGAACTGCTACCGTTG CTGTATCCGGGAAGGGATTTATAGCAAGAGACATGACATTTCGCAACACAGCACCACCAGAGAATCATCAAGCTGTGGCTCTTAGAGTTGACTCAGACCAATCTGCCTTCTTTAGGTGCAGCATAGAAGGACATCAAGATACCCTCTACGCTCACTCTCTCCGTCAGTTTTACCGGGAATGTGACATTTATGGCACAATAGACTTCATCTTTGGCAATGGTGCAGCCGTATTGCAAAACTGCAAGATCTACACAAGGGTACCTCTGCCACTACAAAAGGTGACAATATCAGCTCAGGGTAGGAAAAATCCACACCAGAGCACTGGATTTTCAATCCAAGATAGCTACATCTTAGCCACACAACCAACTTATTTGGGAAGACCATGGAAACAATTTTCGAGGACTGTATTTATGAACACTTACATGAGTGGTTTGGTTCAGCCTAGAGGGTGGCTTGAGTGGTATGGTGATTTTGCTTTAAGCACATTATGGTATGGTGAGTATAGGAATTATGGACCGGGTGCAGCCTTATCTGGCCGGGTCAAATGGCCCGGTTATCACATCATTAAGGATGCTGGCACCGCATATTTCTTCACCGTTGGCCGGTTTATTGATGGAATGACATGGCTGCCGAGGACAGGTGTCAAATTTACGGCGGGTTTGCgtaattaa